The DNA segment TTTCAGGCGCTCTTTGGGACTTGTAAGGGAAACGAGTGGAATGAGCGCAATATCTGTTCCTTCAAGTTCTGGCGTAATAAGCGTTTGATGTTCATAAGGTAAATCAGGTATAATTAGTCCTTTTACTGGTGTTTTTTGTACCATTTCAACAAATTTTGGAATTCCTAAATGAAAAATCGGATTAATGTAGCTCATAATAATTAGCGGAATTTGCACTTGACTCGTTGCTAGTTTATTTAAAATAGCTTCTAGGCTAACTTGCTTTTTTAAAGCTCGCAATCCTGCAAGTTGAATAATTGGACCATCGGCAACTGGGTCAGAAAACGGAATCCCAATTTCAATCGCGCTTACACCTGATTTTTCAAGGAATAATAACTGTTCTTCTAAATTATCTAAACCACCATCTCCCCCCATAATGTAAGTAACCACAGCAGCATGCTTTTTATTCGATATTTTTTTTGTTAATGTTTTAGTCATTAGCTTGCTCCTCCAATCGTTCTTTTAATTGATTAACGTCTTTATCCCCGCGACCGGATAAACAAACAACCATGCTTTCCTCTGGGCGCATCTTGCTAGCAAGTTTGACTGCATAACTAATTGCATGCGAGCTTTCAAGTGCTGGAATAATCCCTTCTGTACGACATAAAAGTTGAAAAGCTTCCACTGCTTCATCGTCTGTAACAGAATGATACTCTGCACGTCCTAAATCACGGAAAAAACTATGTTCTGGACCAATACCCGGATAATCTAAACCAGCTGAAATCGAAAATGCTTCCAAAATTTGACCATTTTCATCTTGTAAGACATCCATCATCGCACCATGCAAAATTCCAATTTCTCCTTTTGAAATCGTTGCTGCATGAAATTCTGTTTCCAAACCATGTCCTGCCGCTTCCACACCGTGCATTTGAACAGAAGAATCATCTACAAAAGGATAAAATAAACCCATCGCGTTACTACCGCCGCCAACACAAGCCACGATTGCTTCAGGAAGTTTGCCCTCTTTTTCCATATGTTGCTTACGAGCTTCTATTCCAATAACACTTTGGTAATCACGCACAATTTCAGGAAATGGATGTGGCCCAAGAACGGATCCCATAATATAATGCGTATCTTCCACATTCGCAACCCAGAACCTGAGCGCTTCATTTACTGCATCTTTTAATGTTCTGCTTCCTGCTTTCACACTTACTACCTTTGCTCCAAGCAGCTCCATTCTAAAAACATTTAAAGATTGGCGTTTAACGTCTTCCTCCCCCATAAAAATAGTACATTCCATATTAAAAAGTGCTGCTACTGTTGCTGTTGCGACACCATGTTGGCCTGCACCAGTTTCGGCTACAACTTTGTGTTTGCCCATTTGACGAGCGAGTAAAGCTTGACCAATGGTATTATTAATCTTATGCGCACCCGTATGATTTAAATCTTCTCGTTTCAAATAAATTTTTGCTCCACCAGCATGAGCAGTTAATTGTTCTGCAAAATAAAGCGGTGTTTCTCGTCCCACATATTCTTTTAAATAGTAGTTCAATTCTTTTTGAAATGCTGAATCTGTTTTGGAAGCCCGATATGCTTCGTCTAATTCTATTACTGCTTTCATTAATGTCTCTGGCACAAATCTGCCACCAAATTTTCCATAAAAGCCATTTTCGTCTGGCGCTTGATAAGTCATTATTATTCCACTCCTTTTGCTGTTTTGATAAAGATTTCTATTTTCTCAGGATCTTTTTCACCATTTGTTTCTACACCAGAAGAAATATCTACTCCATAAGGTTCAAATCGATGAATGGCTTCTTGAACATTTTCAGCATTTAGTCCACCTGCAATAATTAATTTATTTTTTAGGAGAACATCACTATTTATTTTATCCCAATCAAAAGTCTTTCCGCTTCCACCTTCATATTCTTCTGCTGGAGCATCAAGTAAGATATACGCATTTTTATAATCACTTATATTATCAGGTAGTTTCCCCTCTTTAACCGGAAATGCTTTAATTACTTCGGCATCAGTTCGCTCTGCTTGGCTGGTCGGTTCTTGACCATGAAGCTGAACAATATCAAGTGGTACTCCTTTAATCGCTGCTGTTAATTCTTCTTCGGTTGGATTGACAAAAACGCCAACTTTTTTGATATTAGTTGGAATGTTTTTAGCTAGTTCATGAGCCTGTTCAATCGTGACTTGGCGTTTACTTTTCGCAAAAACAAAACCAATCATATCAGCACCATTTTCGACCGCTGCTTGTACATCCACCGCTTTTTTTAGCCCACAAATTTTAACAATCATCGTTTCACCTTCAACCTTTTTGCTGCTACTTCTGGAGATTTTTCTCGCATAAGTGCCTCTCCAACAAGTACCGCATTATATTCTTTACTAACTCGTCCAACATCTTCTGCTGTTTTAAAACCCGATTCACTAATAAAACATACATTTGTGGAGAAATCTCTCGCAAGCTTTTCGCTAACCGCTATATCTACTTCAAACGTATGCAAATTCCGATTGTTAACACCAATTAATTTAGCACCAAGTTTTTGCGCAATAGCTAATTCTTTTTGGTCATGTACTTCTACTAACACTTCCAAATCAAGTGCCGTCGCTTGTTCAAAAAGAGTCTTAAGTGCAGCTTCCGAAAGTGCAGAAATAATCAGTAACACAACCGTAGCTCCCGCATTTCGAGCACGAATTAATTGCTTTTCACTAATAATAAAATCTTTGCAGATTACCGGAATTTTCACATTTCTCGCTACTTCTCTTAAATCTTCAATGGAACCTTTGAAGAAAACAGGATCGGTTAAAACAGAAATCATGCCTGCACCAGCTGCTTCATAGGATTTCGCTTGAGTGACAGGGTCAACTCCCATATTAATTTCACCTTTCGAAGGCGAAGCTCGTTTTACTTCAGCAATTAATTGCATCTTCTCTGGATGGGCTTTTAAAAAATCATAAAAAGAGTAAGTTTCTCGTTTATCTTTTACTTTTTCTAAAGGCATTTCTGCCACTTCTATCACTTTTTGAGCTAAAATCTCTTCTAAAAATGTCATTTTGTTAACACCTCTTTTTGGTAAGTAATTAGATCCGCCAATTTTTGTTTAGCTAAACCACTTCTAACTAAATCTCTTGCTAAATTCACACCTTCTTTTACCGTTGCCACTTTGCCACTTGCAAATAGACCAAATCCAGCATTTAATAGTACTGTATCTAAGTGAGCTCCAGGTTCTCCTTCAAGCACACTACGTAGGATTGCTGCATTTTCTTTTGCATCCCCTCCTCTAATTGCTTCCAGTGGATAGTTAGCTAAACCTACTTCCTCAGGACTAAGGGTAAATAATTGAACTTCTCCGCTTTCATATAACGCATAATGATTTTCACCTGCTAATGATGCTTCATCCATAAAGCCAGCGCCATTAAGTACTACTGCTCGTTTCCTTCCAAGTTGTCCCAACACTTCCGCTGTCTGTTTGAGTAAATCGCGTCGATATATTCCCATTAATTGTGTTTCTAGATGAACTGGATTTGTTAAAGGTCCAATCAAGTTAAAAATCGTTGGTGTTCCCAATTCTTTTCTAACATCCATGACATACTTCATATTAGGATGCACATGTGGTGCGAATAAAAAAGCAATCCCGACTTTTTCCAGTAAATAAGTCATATCTTCGGGGCGCATATTAATATCAATGCCTAATTCCTGACAAACATCCGCGCTCCCAGAACGACTTGAGATACTTCTATTTCCATGTTTCGCAACCGGAATTCCTGCTGCTGCAAGGACGAAAGCGGAAGTTGTGCTGATATTAAAACTATTGGATTTATCTCCACCAGTTCCGCAATTATCCATCGCCGTTCCAGCAGGAAAAGCAACTTGAATGGCTACTTCTTGCATGGCTTCTGCTATTCCCGCCATTTCTTCCGCCGTTTCACCTTTTACTTTGAGTGCCATTAAAAAAGCAGCCATTTTTGTTTTCGAAAGACGACCTTCAAAAATTTCTGTCGCAAGGATATTCATTTCCGCTTTGGTTAAGTTTTCTTGATCATAGACTTTTTGTAGTAAGCTTTCCATTTTCTCGCACCCTTTCTACTATATTAATAAAGTTTTCCATCATTTGTTTCCCATCATCAGTCCCAATAGATTCTGGGTGAAATTGCAAACCATAAACGGGATAATCTTTCACTTTCATAGCCATTACTTCGCCATCATCAGTAGCTACTGCTAATACTTCCAACATATCTGGTAATGTTTTTTTATCTACTATTAAAGAATGATATCTCATCACTGGCATTTTTTCTGGTAAATTGGCGAAAATAGCTCCTCCTGTTTGTCGCATCACTGAGACTTTACCGTGACGAATTTTTTCTGCTCGTTTTACTTCTCCACCAAATACTTCACCAATGGCCTGATGACCTAAGCAAATTCCGAGTAGCGGTTTTTCTTTCGCAAATTTCACAACTACTTCTTCTAAACATCCAGCTTCACTTGGTTTTCCAGGTCCCGGCGAGAGAACAATCCCATCAGCTAGATTCGCTACCTTCATTAAATCAATCGCATCATTTCTTTTTACTACAACTTCGGTAAACTCTGACAAATACTGCTCTAAATTAAATGTAAAAGAATCATAGTTATCAATTAATAAAATCATTCTCCCACCTCCAAAAGTGCTTTTGCTTTTTGCAATGTTTCTAGGTACTCACTTTCTGGGTCTGAATCATACACTATCCCTGCTCCAGCTTGAACATATGCCTTCCCACTATGAAGTACCATCGTTCTAATCGAAAGTGCAAAATCAGCATCCCCATTTTTCGTCAAATAACCAACCGCTCCTGCATAAGGTCCGCGCTTCACATTTTCCCATTCATAAATTCGTTGCATAGCTCTTATTTTCGGCGCACCACTAACCGTACCTGCTGGAAGCGTTGAGCGAAGAGCATCCATCGCTGTTAGTCCAGATTTTAACGTTCCTTCTACAACTGAAACTAAATGCATTAAAAATCGATATCGTTCAATTGTTAGGTAAACAGGTACATGAACCGATCCAGTTTCTGCAATTTTTCCGATATCATTTCGACCTAGAT comes from the Listeria welshimeri serovar 6b str. SLCC5334 genome and includes:
- a CDS encoding phosphoribosylanthranilate isomerase, which translates into the protein MIVKICGLKKAVDVQAAVENGADMIGFVFAKSKRQVTIEQAHELAKNIPTNIKKVGVFVNPTEEELTAAIKGVPLDIVQLHGQEPTSQAERTDAEVIKAFPVKEGKLPDNISDYKNAYILLDAPAEEYEGGSGKTFDWDKINSDVLLKNKLIIAGGLNAENVQEAIHRFEPYGVDISSGVETNGEKDPEKIEIFIKTAKGVE
- a CDS encoding anthranilate synthase component II; the encoded protein is MILLIDNYDSFTFNLEQYLSEFTEVVVKRNDAIDLMKVANLADGIVLSPGPGKPSEAGCLEEVVVKFAKEKPLLGICLGHQAIGEVFGGEVKRAEKIRHGKVSVMRQTGGAIFANLPEKMPVMRYHSLIVDKKTLPDMLEVLAVATDDGEVMAMKVKDYPVYGLQFHPESIGTDDGKQMMENFINIVERVRENGKLTTKSL
- the trpA gene encoding tryptophan synthase subunit alpha, with product MTKTLTKKISNKKHAAVVTYIMGGDGGLDNLEEQLLFLEKSGVSAIEIGIPFSDPVADGPIIQLAGLRALKKQVSLEAILNKLATSQVQIPLIIMSYINPIFHLGIPKFVEMVQKTPVKGLIIPDLPYEHQTLITPELEGTDIALIPLVSLTSPKERLKEIAKQAEGFIYAVTVNGTTGVRNKFDTHIDTHLAYLKSISPVPVLAGFGVSSIEHVEKFAHVCDGVIIGSKVVQMLHENKKAELGTFLQKAAEVRIEN
- the trpC gene encoding indole-3-glycerol phosphate synthase TrpC; the encoded protein is MTFLEEILAQKVIEVAEMPLEKVKDKRETYSFYDFLKAHPEKMQLIAEVKRASPSKGEINMGVDPVTQAKSYEAAGAGMISVLTDPVFFKGSIEDLREVARNVKIPVICKDFIISEKQLIRARNAGATVVLLIISALSEAALKTLFEQATALDLEVLVEVHDQKELAIAQKLGAKLIGVNNRNLHTFEVDIAVSEKLARDFSTNVCFISESGFKTAEDVGRVSKEYNAVLVGEALMREKSPEVAAKRLKVKR
- the trpD gene encoding anthranilate phosphoribosyltransferase, which codes for MESLLQKVYDQENLTKAEMNILATEIFEGRLSKTKMAAFLMALKVKGETAEEMAGIAEAMQEVAIQVAFPAGTAMDNCGTGGDKSNSFNISTTSAFVLAAAGIPVAKHGNRSISSRSGSADVCQELGIDINMRPEDMTYLLEKVGIAFLFAPHVHPNMKYVMDVRKELGTPTIFNLIGPLTNPVHLETQLMGIYRRDLLKQTAEVLGQLGRKRAVVLNGAGFMDEASLAGENHYALYESGEVQLFTLSPEEVGLANYPLEAIRGGDAKENAAILRSVLEGEPGAHLDTVLLNAGFGLFASGKVATVKEGVNLARDLVRSGLAKQKLADLITYQKEVLTK
- the trpB gene encoding tryptophan synthase subunit beta; translated protein: MTYQAPDENGFYGKFGGRFVPETLMKAVIELDEAYRASKTDSAFQKELNYYLKEYVGRETPLYFAEQLTAHAGGAKIYLKREDLNHTGAHKINNTIGQALLARQMGKHKVVAETGAGQHGVATATVAALFNMECTIFMGEEDVKRQSLNVFRMELLGAKVVSVKAGSRTLKDAVNEALRFWVANVEDTHYIMGSVLGPHPFPEIVRDYQSVIGIEARKQHMEKEGKLPEAIVACVGGGSNAMGLFYPFVDDSSVQMHGVEAAGHGLETEFHAATISKGEIGILHGAMMDVLQDENGQILEAFSISAGLDYPGIGPEHSFFRDLGRAEYHSVTDDEAVEAFQLLCRTEGIIPALESSHAISYAVKLASKMRPEESMVVCLSGRGDKDVNQLKERLEEQAND